From Pseudomonas sp. stari2, a single genomic window includes:
- a CDS encoding aspartate aminotransferase family protein yields the protein MNLFSLRRQAPSLDDLAFETHESDAADGLNAERLMPSVERPQQVFVRGQGSWLWDSNDRAYLDFSQAGGANSLGHSPSALVKAIAGQAQALINPGFNLHNRGMLSLAERLCASTSSDQAYLLNSGSEACEAAIKLARKWGQLHRGGASRIIVARQGCHGRSLATISASDSCNLHNRFAPLLPGFDLVPFNDLPALHAAVDAQTVAIMLEPIQSDAGVIPATEHYLKGVERLCRELGILLILDEVQTGIGRCGTLLAEQSYGVRADIVVLGKGLGGGVPLAALLARGKACCFDPGELGGTHHGNALMTAAGLVVLDSVQDRAFLEQIRDNGQHLREGLARLAHRYEHGELRGQGLFWGLTLSEDSAEAVVKAALHEGLLLNAPQADCLRFTPALNVSKANIDEMLLRLTRAFSRVRTAQLQCRKGIAV from the coding sequence CCTCGATGACTTGGCTTTTGAAACCCATGAATCGGATGCCGCTGATGGCCTGAATGCGGAGCGCCTGATGCCCAGCGTCGAGCGCCCGCAGCAGGTTTTTGTTCGCGGCCAGGGCTCCTGGTTGTGGGACAGCAATGACCGCGCCTACCTGGACTTTTCCCAGGCCGGCGGCGCCAACAGCCTGGGCCACAGCCCTTCGGCGCTGGTCAAAGCCATTGCAGGTCAGGCCCAGGCTCTGATCAACCCCGGATTCAATCTGCACAACCGCGGCATGCTCAGCCTCGCCGAGCGTTTGTGTGCCAGCACTTCCAGCGATCAGGCGTATCTGCTCAACAGTGGCAGCGAAGCCTGTGAAGCCGCGATCAAACTGGCGCGCAAATGGGGTCAATTGCATCGCGGCGGCGCCTCACGAATCATTGTCGCCAGACAAGGCTGTCATGGACGTAGTCTGGCGACGATTTCGGCGTCGGACAGCTGCAACCTGCACAATCGCTTCGCGCCACTGTTGCCGGGCTTCGATCTGGTGCCGTTCAATGATCTGCCGGCGCTGCATGCCGCAGTCGATGCGCAGACCGTGGCAATCATGCTCGAACCGATCCAGAGTGATGCCGGTGTGATTCCGGCCACCGAGCACTACCTCAAGGGTGTCGAACGCCTGTGCCGTGAACTGGGAATACTGCTGATCCTCGACGAAGTACAGACCGGCATCGGCCGCTGCGGCACCTTGCTCGCCGAACAATCCTACGGCGTGCGCGCCGATATCGTCGTACTCGGCAAGGGCCTTGGCGGTGGCGTACCGCTGGCAGCGCTGCTGGCGCGAGGAAAGGCGTGCTGTTTCGATCCTGGTGAATTGGGCGGTACGCATCACGGCAATGCACTGATGACCGCCGCCGGTCTGGTGGTGCTCGACAGCGTGCAGGACCGCGCATTCCTCGAACAAATCCGGGACAACGGCCAGCACTTGCGCGAAGGACTCGCCCGTCTGGCCCATCGTTATGAACATGGCGAGTTGCGTGGGCAAGGGCTGTTCTGGGGATTGACCCTGTCGGAAGACTCCGCCGAAGCCGTGGTAAAAGCCGCGCTTCACGAAGGCTTACTGCTCAACGCCCCACAAGCCGACTGCCTGCGCTTCACCCCGGCGCTCAACGTCAGCAAGGCCAACATCGACGAAATGCTCCTGCGCCTGACCCGCGCCTTCTCCCGGGTACGTACCGCGCAACTGCAATGCCGCAAAGGGATTGCCGTCTGA
- a CDS encoding YqaE/Pmp3 family membrane protein: MDFIRIIIAIILPPLGVFLQVGFGGAFWLNILLTLCGYIPGIVHAVYIIAKR; this comes from the coding sequence ATGGACTTTATCCGCATCATCATCGCCATTATCTTGCCGCCGCTGGGTGTGTTTCTGCAGGTCGGGTTCGGCGGCGCGTTCTGGCTGAACATTCTGCTGACGTTGTGCGGTTATATCCCGGGGATCGTGCACGCGGTGTACATCATCGCCAAGCGCTGA
- a CDS encoding prolyl oligopeptidase family serine peptidase, with product MNETRASSPKAEPFSATAAVAAGVDFAELQLGAHGLFWNEYRPTDAACRIWQWRDGAAKCLTPAGFSVRSRVYEYGGGAFCLTPDGVVFVNEADQQLYRQTLDGEPVALTSGECRYGDLHFANGQVLAVEENGDCHRLVAIDLENGARHRLVEGADFYAAPIISPDGQRLAWIEWSRPHQPWTSTRLMLAERSDNEFSAPRCVAGEALEESIQQPRFDANGRLGCLTDRGGYWQPWVESAEGLQPLASSEADHAPAPWQLGGCTWLPTDDSFMASWSEGGFGRLVLNGEDFTGDYSRFRHLAVDDQFIYCIAASPISPSAVIAIDRDSREVNILAGGVAPLPAERISRPQTLRYPSGSGEAHGFFYPATNGDAKPPLVVFIHGGPTSACYPMLDPRIQYWTQRGFAVADLNYRGSSGYGREYRQALHLSWGAVDVEDACAVVAYLNDRGMIDGDRAFIRGGSAGGYTTLCALAFHQVFRAGASLYGVSDPVALGRATHKFEGDYLDWLIGDPEQDAERYAARTPLLHAGNIRVPVIFFQGELDAVVVPQQTRDMVTALEHNGIEVEAHYYVDERHGFRRAVNQAHALEQEWRFYRRVMGLTD from the coding sequence CTGAGCTTCAGCTCGGCGCCCATGGGTTGTTCTGGAATGAATATCGCCCGACAGACGCCGCCTGCCGGATCTGGCAGTGGCGCGATGGCGCGGCGAAATGTCTGACACCCGCGGGTTTCAGCGTGCGCAGTCGGGTGTATGAATATGGCGGTGGGGCGTTTTGTCTGACGCCTGATGGAGTGGTTTTCGTCAACGAGGCGGACCAGCAGTTGTACCGACAGACGCTGGACGGCGAACCCGTGGCATTGACGTCCGGGGAATGCCGATATGGCGATCTGCACTTTGCCAACGGGCAGGTGCTGGCCGTTGAAGAGAACGGTGATTGCCATCGGCTGGTGGCCATCGATCTGGAGAATGGCGCCCGCCATAGGCTGGTTGAAGGTGCGGATTTTTACGCGGCGCCCATTATCAGCCCGGACGGCCAACGCCTTGCATGGATCGAGTGGAGCCGCCCGCATCAGCCGTGGACCTCCACCCGACTGATGCTCGCCGAACGCTCGGACAACGAATTTTCCGCGCCGCGTTGCGTGGCCGGTGAAGCACTTGAAGAGTCGATCCAGCAACCGCGTTTCGATGCCAACGGCCGACTGGGCTGTCTGACCGATCGTGGTGGTTATTGGCAACCGTGGGTCGAGTCGGCAGAAGGCTTGCAGCCGTTAGCCAGCTCCGAAGCCGATCACGCGCCAGCCCCATGGCAACTTGGCGGCTGCACCTGGCTGCCCACCGACGACAGCTTTATGGCGAGTTGGAGCGAAGGCGGTTTCGGGCGTCTGGTACTCAACGGTGAAGACTTCACCGGCGACTACAGCCGCTTCCGTCATCTGGCTGTCGATGATCAATTCATTTACTGCATTGCCGCCTCACCGATCAGCCCTTCAGCGGTGATCGCCATTGACCGCGATTCGCGCGAAGTGAACATCCTGGCCGGCGGTGTCGCGCCGCTGCCCGCCGAGCGCATCAGCCGCCCGCAAACCCTGCGTTATCCCAGTGGTTCGGGCGAGGCGCACGGCTTCTTTTACCCGGCCACCAATGGCGATGCCAAACCGCCTCTGGTGGTGTTCATCCACGGCGGCCCGACGTCGGCCTGCTACCCGATGCTGGATCCACGCATCCAGTACTGGACGCAACGCGGCTTCGCCGTCGCGGACCTCAATTACCGAGGCAGCAGCGGCTATGGCCGGGAGTATCGACAGGCGCTGCATCTGAGTTGGGGTGCGGTGGATGTCGAGGATGCCTGTGCGGTCGTCGCTTACCTGAATGATCGCGGCATGATCGACGGCGACCGTGCATTCATCCGTGGCGGCAGCGCCGGTGGTTACACGACGCTGTGCGCGTTGGCATTCCATCAAGTGTTCCGCGCCGGCGCCAGCCTGTATGGCGTCAGCGATCCGGTGGCTCTGGGCCGCGCAACACACAAGTTCGAAGGCGATTATCTGGACTGGCTGATAGGCGATCCCGAGCAAGACGCCGAACGCTACGCGGCCCGCACGCCGTTACTGCACGCCGGCAACATTCGCGTGCCGGTGATTTTCTTCCAGGGTGAACTGGACGCCGTCGTCGTGCCGCAACAGACCCGCGACATGGTTACGGCCCTGGAGCACAACGGCATTGAAGTCGAAGCGCATTACTACGTCGACGAACGCCACGGCTTCCGCCGGGCCGTCAATCAGGCCCATGCGCTGGAGCAGGAGTGGCGTTTCTATCGGCGAGTGATGGGCCTGACGGACTGA